A window of candidate division WOR-3 bacterium contains these coding sequences:
- a CDS encoding FtsX-like permease family protein: MSLRIGIREGFRTITRNSSLFLLSLLLTSISLFLLSLFALVTVNLYYFLNILDQKIEIIAFLDTNADVDALKSNILKINGVKEVIYISSDEALKNLQNELKETEEVLNVFERNPLPASLRIKLGKKFRNARGLEEISDKVMLLRGIKETIYGGELVEQLKKITNIVTVFDFGLLLIIIFSVIFVIFQTIKLTIFARSTEIEIMKLVGASNSFIAIPFTFEGIVQGIIGGVIAFVLTVITNKAAVSFFSEIYFPQWWFLLGNVASGMIFGVIGSALALRRFLQ; the protein is encoded by the coding sequence ATGAGTTTACGTATCGGCATAAGAGAAGGTTTCCGCACGATAACGAGAAACAGTTCCCTGTTCCTTCTCTCTTTACTTCTGACGTCGATTTCACTCTTTTTATTATCGCTGTTCGCCCTCGTCACCGTAAATCTCTATTATTTTTTGAACATTCTGGATCAGAAGATAGAAATCATCGCTTTCCTCGACACCAATGCCGATGTCGACGCCCTGAAATCGAATATCCTCAAGATAAACGGCGTGAAGGAAGTAATTTACATCTCTTCGGATGAAGCATTGAAAAACCTCCAGAATGAACTGAAGGAAACCGAAGAGGTATTGAATGTATTTGAAAGAAATCCTCTGCCCGCTTCTTTGCGGATAAAATTGGGGAAAAAATTCCGAAATGCCCGGGGGCTTGAAGAAATAAGCGACAAGGTCATGCTTCTGCGGGGAATTAAAGAAACGATCTACGGCGGCGAACTTGTCGAACAGCTCAAAAAGATCACCAACATCGTAACCGTATTTGATTTCGGCCTGCTTCTGATAATCATATTTTCAGTAATATTCGTCATTTTTCAAACAATAAAATTAACGATATTCGCCCGCTCCACTGAGATCGAAATAATGAAGCTGGTGGGTGCTTCGAACTCCTTCATCGCAATCCCCTTCACGTTTGAAGGAATTGTCCAGGGGATTATCGGTGGAGTGATTGCATTCGTATTGACCGTCATAACGAATAAAGCCGCGGTCTCTTTCTTCAGTGAAATCTATTTCCCGCAGTGGTGGTTTCTATTGGGTAATGTCGCTTCCGGTATGATTTTCGGTGTTATAGGCTCTGCCTTGGCTCTGCGAAGATTCCTGCAATGA
- the ftsE gene encoding cell division ATP-binding protein FtsE has protein sequence MISFENVTKVYQKDWVALQDISFFIEKGEFVFINGPTGAGKSTLLKLIYKEEEPTKGTIKVMDQNLRFVKKKHIPKLRRKIGVIFQDFKLLQDRTLEENVAFALEVTDTPPRDLRKKMMEILTYLRLSHKKFSFPYQLSGGEQQKVAIARALVRDPYILLADEPTGNLDAKSSQEIVEVLLDINYKGTTVLMATHDLKLVKKVKKRMLRIENARLVTGN, from the coding sequence ATGATTTCATTCGAGAACGTTACAAAAGTCTATCAAAAGGACTGGGTGGCGCTCCAGGATATCTCTTTCTTCATAGAAAAAGGAGAATTTGTCTTTATCAACGGACCGACCGGCGCCGGTAAGAGCACCCTTTTGAAATTAATCTACAAAGAGGAAGAACCCACAAAAGGAACGATCAAAGTGATGGATCAAAATCTCCGATTCGTGAAGAAAAAACATATACCGAAGTTACGGAGAAAGATCGGGGTGATATTCCAGGATTTCAAATTACTCCAGGACCGCACCCTTGAAGAAAATGTGGCTTTCGCCCTCGAAGTCACCGATACCCCACCCAGGGATTTACGAAAAAAAATGATGGAGATTTTAACGTATCTCAGATTGAGTCATAAAAAATTCTCTTTCCCTTACCAGCTCTCCGGTGGAGAACAACAAAAAGTCGCGATCGCCCGGGCTCTGGTCAGGGATCCCTATATTCTGCTGGCTGATGAGCCGACCGGAAATCTCGATGCCAAAAGTTCGCAGGAAATCGTAGAGGTGCTGCTCGACATCAACTACAAAGGCACCACCGTACTGATGGCGACCCACGACTTGAAACTGGTGAAGAAAGTGAAGAAAAGAATGCTGCGTATCGAGAACGCCCGCCTCGTCACCGGGAATTAA
- a CDS encoding tRNA (adenine-N1)-methyltransferase — MSRTEEKKNVINPGALVLIHLDAKREFLVTVERGLKLSTDHGNMELDEVIGKPFGYIGRTHLGKEFYCLKPCTADLLFKLKRTTTIVYPKDLGPLLLETTVGPGSRVIDIGTGSGAMALTLAKFVAPDGMVYSYERREEFIDNARKNIERAGYLKNVTFRHYDIGETGFQDKDVDAIFIDVPEPWFVIPKAISVLKSGHHLVSWSPSMEQVKRTVETLKENDFIRITVKEIIEREILVRERGVRPRERGITHTAYLVRGQLLYRVKTSQSDF, encoded by the coding sequence ATGTCAAGGACAGAAGAGAAGAAGAATGTAATCAATCCAGGCGCCCTCGTTCTTATCCACCTTGATGCAAAACGGGAATTTCTCGTCACGGTCGAACGCGGCTTGAAACTCTCCACAGACCATGGAAATATGGAGCTGGATGAAGTCATCGGCAAGCCGTTCGGTTACATCGGACGAACGCATCTGGGAAAAGAATTTTACTGTTTAAAACCCTGCACCGCAGACCTGCTCTTTAAACTTAAAAGGACCACGACCATTGTATACCCCAAGGATCTGGGTCCTTTACTCCTTGAGACCACAGTCGGTCCGGGGTCAAGGGTGATCGACATCGGAACCGGCAGCGGTGCAATGGCTCTCACCCTGGCGAAGTTCGTGGCACCGGATGGAATGGTTTACTCATATGAACGGCGGGAGGAATTCATTGATAACGCACGGAAGAATATCGAACGTGCAGGTTATCTGAAGAATGTGACATTCCGACATTATGATATAGGAGAGACCGGTTTCCAGGATAAGGATGTCGATGCAATCTTCATCGATGTACCCGAGCCCTGGTTTGTCATCCCGAAAGCGATCAGCGTCCTTAAGAGCGGTCACCATCTGGTGAGCTGGAGCCCGAGCATGGAACAGGTGAAGAGAACGGTCGAGACATTGAAAGAGAATGATTTTATCCGCATCACGGTCAAAGAGATAATCGAACGGGAAATACTGGTGCGTGAACGGGGTGTGAGACCACGGGAGCGCGGCATAACCCACACCGCGTATCTTGTGCGGGGTCAACTTTTGTATAGGGTAAAAACCTCTCAGTCGGATTTTTAA
- the smpB gene encoding SsrA-binding protein SmpB, with protein MKVVATNRRAFHDYNVLDTYEAGIVLKGSEAKSLRQGAVSLSDAYGECYNGEVYLINLHISPYKFSTVARLNPKRKRKLLLHKNEIKRLYGLTQQKGNTLIPLKIYFNDRGFAKVSLGVCRRKKLYDKKEKLLKQEMERKVDKIKKAVR; from the coding sequence ATGAAGGTGGTTGCTACTAACCGCAGGGCTTTCCACGACTATAACGTACTCGACACCTATGAAGCGGGTATTGTGTTGAAAGGCAGTGAGGCGAAGTCATTACGACAGGGTGCTGTTTCGTTAAGTGACGCCTACGGCGAGTGCTATAACGGAGAAGTCTATCTCATCAACCTCCACATCTCACCCTATAAATTCAGTACCGTCGCCCGCCTTAATCCCAAACGAAAACGGAAGCTTCTTCTCCATAAAAACGAAATCAAAAGGCTTTACGGTTTAACCCAGCAAAAGGGTAATACATTGATACCTTTGAAGATCTATTTTAATGACCGGGGATTCGCCAAGGTTTCGCTCGGTGTCTGCCGCAGAAAGAAGTTGTACGACAAGAAAGAGAAGCTGTTGAAGCAGGAGATGGAGCGTAAGGTGGATAAGATCAAAAAGGCGGTTCGATGA